The genomic region atgttgagaaatgaacattctaaagaatatctgggttcattgaattcaacatagaattttagaaccttcaattgttgcggaacttagaatgttcaaaaacctacacctttggGTAACTCGATGCAGGCTAAAAAACTATCAATGCTTTATACCACTGTCAGGGCAGAATATACAGAAAAGTAATGTCCATTCAAAGCGACTAGGTATTACAGgtaaaatacatacaaaaaatCTAACAAAACATTACATTCAATTatgaaaatgattaaaaaaaattaacaaaaacaaaatgctaGACAGAGCAGTGTGACTCGCCTGCATACCCATAAACTAGCAACTCAATGATTGTAAGGTGAAGGTGTAATATTCCTACTTCGCAAGCCCTTAATGTGGTTGAACAAGAGGAGAAAtccagtgatttttcacatatctCTATTTTTCTAGGTCACCAAGTTctgttgattaaaaaaaataataataaaaataaccaTGGGTATTACCTAACACAAGTTGGTAGGTTGTCGAGTTAGATATTTGAGGAGGCTACACTGCTACACTCTGGAGGCATGTTCATGAACTCCCATGTTCTTgctcccagagtgtagcgctgcagCTGTCTGGCTACTGTACCTGTTGGCCGTAGCAAATCAAACCAGGTAAAATCAATTGTGTTATGTGGAAAATTGGCAGATTACCCCTTTAagatagcctgggtgttcccatgctgccttgcgcgcgatttgattcacgctgctaaggcagcctggagaccatggagcaaattttcgcctgagatagggaaccaatcacagaacaggggggaaagcaagacgatgatgagctatgcacagacgcatttgatagacatccgtggcacccaataaacggatctgggcatttttttcaaatacgagaaaatgaacgtttggttcccagaccacgtctcattgagaagtggtggcgctagccaggctaccttTAAGAGGTATTTGCATTTAGAATTTGGTAAACTGTCTCatgttgggtggtgttggtgttcagTCTTTAGTAAGTGCATTGGGTGgagtggtgttggggttcaggctctggtaaactgcatcaggttgggtggtgttggggttcaggctctggtaaactgcatcaggttgggtggtgttggggttcaggctctggtaaactgcatcaggttgggtggtgttggggttcaggctctggtaaactgcatcaggttgggtggtgttggggttcaggctatggtaaactgcatcaggttgggtggtgttggggttcagacTCTGGTAAATAGCATCAGGTTGGGTGCCATCAGATGGTCCACCATGGGCAACATTAACATAATCCCGGGTATTCTAAAGATAAATAAATCAGTTGCATGTACATAACCAATTACTTGGTTACTTGGTTACTTATGATATAAATAAACCATTCATGAATTTTGCACAAGTAAACAATCCCGATATTGTGTTTCTCACCCGGTCTTCCCTTGTCTGTGTTGCATTTTTCTTGCATTTCTTGctgcaacaaaacaacacagacattGTCCACagtcttgatttattttttcagaCAGTTTCAGATTCTAATTCAGCGATTCTAAACCATTTCaaacttgtatgtgttttctttaGTGTTTAGTTTAAATATAATGTAAGTTTCTCTGGACAGTGTACAACTGGGTCAACACtgctataataaatataatcttTGGTATTGTATTATATGAACATTATTAGACTGTATTTTAATCACATccagtcttgaatttccccttgaggatccataaagtatttatctatctatctccatcTACTCACCTCATTAAGAAAACCAAACAGAGGAGTCCCACAGCTCCACAGACAGAGACTGTTATCACAGCAGTGGAGAGAGGGCTCTGCCAACCTGAAGGAATTAATGAGACAAAAATGAAGTGAAGAGGAGTTCTCCCGTGAACTCATCACTGAAGAAAACTGGACATGTACTGATACCTAATTTACTAATCCAGACTATAATGGACACATCAGTAGACTTCTGAGGTccatatttatgtatttattatttagaataaaatactgtatttttcagTAGTTTGAAAATACTTTACTAGCGGACTCTGCTCTTCTGTAGGAGTCGATGTGAAACAAATGAGatgaggaattacaacttagggCACATTCACACTGAGTCCGTTTAACTGGACCGTACCCGAGTGTGATTACTCCCCCCTAGCCCTGACCCAGCTGCTCTcttcacattacattttcatgtacattTTGCGGACCTGGGTCTGtttgtgtcataaacattagcTTCTTTTTACCAATATCACTTGGCAACGTCGCAAAAACAGCAGTTTATTTCCTGGTTTTGGAACATATAGCATTCAAACTTCGCCAGAGTTCTAAGTACCTAGTATCTAGGACCCCAGACCCCCGTTTTCAAGCGGACCCTGGTCCGCATCCGGGTTCGGTAGACTGCGTTCACATTAGGAAAAAATCACCGAACCATAGGTCCAAATGAACTCGGGTCCGGACCAAACAGTTGTATGAATGTGCCCTTACACTGCTGTGTGATGAGATGCATTCAACTATGACTGACATCACATTTGAGTTATCAGCTCCatatttattcacacacacactgagagagagagagagagagagagagagagatctcctTACTTGTAACAGTGATGGACACAGTAGTTGAGTTCTCAGCTCCATATTTGTTCCTGGCCTCACAGTAGTACTGTCCTCCATCCTCAGAGCTGATGTTAGTGATGCTGTACTGCTGTCCTGATCCTACTGCAGTGGACTCATTCACCTTAAACCAGGTGTAGCTCTCCACTGGTGGGTTGGCATGACTGCTGCAGGTCAGAGTCACTCTGCTTCCCTCAGCTATGTTACCAGGAGGGTCAATGATAATCACTGGAGTCCTTGCACCATCTAAAGAGAAAATTATTTGTGGGATTATTGAAATATGAGAAAATGCAAGTCAGAGTGTGAAAATTGCCAAACCTCCATGCAACCTTTTATCTGTTATTTTCTCTAAAGACACATTGCTTTTTAAACTTACATAAAACATGTATTTCTGTATTAGGAGATGTATTGGAACCATAGGTGTTAGTGGCCTGACAGCTGTAGTTTCCACTGTCCTCAGAACGGACATTACTGAAGGTTAACACCTTCTCTCTGTAGTTAAGTTGtattgttccctctctcttgtaccagctgtatgtgtgtgggggtgggttggCATCAGTGCTGCAGGTCAGATTCACTAAACATCCTGCAACAATCTGCCCAGGAGGATCTATCACAATCactggaatccttggaccatctAAATAGAAAATATTTTCTGGGATTACCTAAAGATGAGAAAATTCAGGTCAAATACACTagaacataagtataagtatatatactcttttgatcctgtgagagaaatttggtttctgcatttatcccaatccatgaattagtgaaacacactcagcacacagtgaacacacagtgaatgaAGCATACAATAATCCCGACACagtaagctgcctgctacagcagcgctcggggagcaatgagggggtaggtgccttgctcaaggacacttcagccgttcaTATcggggtcggggatcgaaccggcaaccctccggttacaagcctgaagccctaaccagtagaccacgacTGCCCAACAATGCCAAACCTCTATGAAACCTTGTATGTTTCATTTTTTCCTGATGACATATAAAACAATTACTTTAAACTCACATGTAACATGTAGTTCTTTGTAATGAGATGTGCTGTGACCATTGATGTTAGTGACCTGGCAGGTGTATTTTCCACTGTGCTCAGCACCGACAGTGAAGGTTAGCACCTTATCCCTGATGCTCAGTGGTATTGTTCCCTTGTACCAGCTGTATGTTTGTGGTGGTGGGTTTGCATCAGTGCTGCAGGTCAAAGTCACTCTGCTTCCCTCAGCTATCTGCCCATGAGGTTCAATCACAACCACTGGAGTCCTTGGACCGtctaaacacaaaacacaatcaAATTGATTTATGCCATTTTATAAAATAAGGAAAAATATGTAGTTGTGTACATAGTGtgtttaagcaataagcccgaGAGGTCCGTAGGTtgcactgattctacaacagctaagggtgTTGGtgtagctgttgtagaatcagtgcaACCTACGGACTTAGCtgttattgcttttctaaaactgttactataaatacctggcaaagtttcataaagtaaaggcacggCAACAAGAAATATAACGAGTTATTCCTAGATAATTATTCTTCctctaaaaaatatatttcctctattgGAATGGTTGCCAAGGGATCATGCCAGTCAGCCGGCAGCAGTCACTGCAGACATCTCCTGCATCTCCTGGGCGCATGCTCGTGCAGGGACCGGCAGTAAGTCACGTCTGTTCGTaaactctgtttgtttgtttttgtgattGTGTCTTTACGCACCTTTTACGCACAGTATTTAATGGCCAACAAAACATCTTACTGCTggacttttaatatattttattgaGTTGACCAGAAAAGCATCAAATCATGGAGATAACCATCTTGTTCCTTATGTGGACAGTGATCTATCTCGCGGAAGCGCTAACCGGGTTCACCAAACCGGAGCGCATAACATACAGCAGAGACGTTCTTCTCCAATGGAGTTACTTTCAGGATCTTCGTGGTGTGGATCTAGTGGTTCCCAATCTAAACTGTTTTGCCGATCAAACAAGTGGAAAAAGGGATTCTACCGCCGCGATTCCCCGCAAGATCAGGAAGCGAGGAAAGCGAGCTGGCCTGTGTCAAAGactaacaacaacaactaaCAACAAAGGAAACAACCCCTCTCCCGTATCCCTTTGCCTTCCATAATTCTCTCGAATGCGCGGTCTCTTCGAAACAAGGTCGATGAGCTGCAAGCCAATGTCAGATTCCAACACAAATTCAGAGACGCTTGCTTGTTGGCGATCACAGAGACATGGTTGTCGGAGAGGGATTCGGACACCGAACTTGACAGCTTTGGCTCACTGGTTTGGTTTGGCTGACTGGTATGTCACGAGGGGGCGGGGTCTGCCTATACGTGAACCAAAGATACTGCAAAAATGTTCTCGTAACAGAAAGACTGTGCACTAAAGACTTTGAACTGTTGTGTGTATCACTGCGCCCCCTTTATCTTCCCCGAGAGTTCCCTTAAATGTTTGTCATGGTTGTGTATATCCATCCAAGAGCAAACGCTGACAATGCCTCAAAGACTATATTGCAATCTACCCAAAAACTACAGGCAATATCACCCAACGCTCCAGTGCTGATCCTAGGGAATTTTAATCATTGTTCTATTCAGAAAACCATTAGGGACTTTGATCAATATGTTAAGTGCCCTACCAGACTCAACAAAACGCTGGACTTGTGTTATGGCTCCATCAAAGGAGCATATAAAGCTATTCCCCTTTCTCCACTTGGGGGGGCCGACCATAATTGTATTCAGCTTATCCCATcatactgcactgcactgcagagGGGAAAAACGGTCACCAAGCAGGTTAAAGTCAGGACTGATGAATCCATACTGAGTCTGCAGGGCTGCTATGAGTgtacagactgggaaatgtttaagcaatCCTGTTCGGACATTGACATTCTTACAGATGTTGTCAGTTGTTATGTCACCTTTTGTGAAGATAATGTTATTCctgaaaaaactgtaaaggtgTACCCAAATAGTAAACCATGGGTGACGAAAGCACTCAGGGCACTCCTATACAGGAAAAGACAGGCATTTAGAGCGGGGAACCTTCCGGAGCTTGAAAAACTGAAAAAGGAAGTTAAACATGAAATCGCAAGAGCAAAGCGGAGCTATGAAGAAAAGCTTGAGGACCAATTGGGGAACAATAATTTAGGCTCTGCTTGGGATAGCATGAAAACCATAATCGGAACAAAGGAAATAAGAAATTCTAAATTGGAGCTGAATGGGTTCAcatgtacgacggagtattagggacacacatgaagaaaaaaaatatttttgccctggcgagattaaactcgacatgttgattttaaagtcgacattaaactcgaaatacagtttaaacatagcctacagtttaagctatgtagcctacactaacacacaatatgtggcatgaataataggcctacttcaaataggtgttatttcagatagattgctagattgcagatattcagatagattgcgtcttctgttaactcattgccatcatcgtgaagtgctgtatctcgcggttataccatgcactattatatagctagaataatacatgtttccaatgatataatgtttctacagtaggctacaaaatgttatttcactctgttttaaggccaccgcacatccaaataactgcccttcatgacccacaggccgtcattCTCCATAGCTTAACATGGAAcaaatttttctaaaactgcttttccatgtctcacctgcatagGAGGCTATAACACagatatgtataagtatataggcctatactcttttgatcctgtgagggaatatgtgtgcatttacttaGTTTACTTACTAGAATGGGGTtgcctggtcgggaggacaTGTCtgcagcttcattcgtccctccatagacattcagcaataggctgtcttgcatccattacaaacaaatatgcaatgtgaaagtctgggattggggagagcacttagtatacctagtctagtgcataagcatgaagttgaacctttagatgaaaaacactctttaataataggcctacaataaataaataaaccgctaatgacgtttacttttgaccatcgcatttatcgcctgtaactccgtgataacagtaaagtatttggctgagcaacggaggttaatatgttctatgttttgtccacatgatgtaggcctatgtctaatcattgttgcactcgaagaaaactgcaatgtttcattcgtcctccctttcaatcgtcccgagcggtcgttctctctccaaactaactttagcctattctcaaaatgttgagtttaatgtcgacacgtcgagattaaagtcgacaggatatttcaactttattctcgaaatgtcgagtttaatgtcgacatggcgactttaatctcgtcaaggcaaaaaaaaaactgtgtggCCCTAAAACTCCGTCGTACACATGTGATAGAAAGCTGGCACAGACATTGAATGAGTTTTATCTGAGGTTTGACTCACATTTAATGATGCCATTTTAGAGCAAAAAAACTACCTAATGGATAGTGCCCCAGCGCCCTTTGATTTGCATACAGTAAGAGATACCTTCAGACACTCAAAGGTTAAGAAGAGCCCCGGGCCTGATAACATAGGGGGTCGCCTACTCACTTTGTGTGCTGAACAAATTGGTCcaatattttattacacatTTAAGCTCTCCCTGAGAGACTCTCAATAGAGAGTCCCCAAAATTTGGAAAAATGTGACTATTGTTCCAGTGGCCAAAATCAGTCGCCCTAAggttttaaatgattttagACCAATTGCCTTGACCTCATTGGTGatgaaatgttttgaaaaacTAATGAAAAGGGTGCCAATTTGCTTATAGGGCCAGGCGGGAGGTTGAGGATGCTACAGCCACTCTGCTTAATCTGATACTTAAGCACCTTGAAGGTAGCAACACTCATGCCAAAATTGTATTTGTCGATTTTTCATCAGCTTTTAACACTATTCAACCACACATGTTAGTTGATAAGCTGATAAGTAATTTTAATTTAGATTTCAGTTTAGTGGGTTGGATTTTGGATTTTTTAACGAGCAGAACTCAGAGAGTAAGGGTGAATGGGGTACTTTCGGAAGAGATACTGTCCTCTACAGGGTCACCACAGGGTTGTGTCCTGTCCCCtcttttatacattttatacactaATGACTGTCGCAGCcagcatacagtacaaacagACATATTTTAAAATTTGCAGACAACTCAGTTATTGTCAGTCGAATCTGAGCATGGTCCTTTTTTAAACAATTTTATAGCCTGGTGTGATAGTGCTCACTTGAATGTATCCAAAACTTAGGACATGGTCATTGATTTTAGGTGCAACCCCGTCACTCGCCAAAATAGTGAAGGTCAGTGGCAAAATCATAGGTGTCAAGCAAAGCAGCCTATCAGACATGTACAGTAGATTTGTCCAAAAAAAGGCAGAATCTATTTTATCAACAAATGTTCATCCTCTTCACCCTGAGTTTCAGTTGCTACCTTCTAAGTTACGCTTCAGATTCCCTGCAGTTAAAACCAATAGATATAGACATTAATTTGTTCCATTTCTCTATTGAACTCTATTGGTATGATTTCCTGCTGAATGAAGGCTATCCATGGAGAGCTGAAAGTGTTTCctgtttttattgtatttttttttgcctgtatACACACTGCATTGCTTTTCAGCATGTATGTTTTCTTCACCCATTGGgtgttcatgttgtcatgttgtacTTTTTGTCCTATGTTGTCTATGGATGTCTTGCTGCAAACCAAATCGCCCTTAGGGGACAATAAAAGCTTTAATAAGTAAGTAAGCAACGttgagacgcagctactttaacttttgtatcaagttatggtagtgcagtaatatagaacgaaatgcggtcaatgtgtatgtttatgctgcattttacaacggcattggacatgattcagccaatcacagtcaaggaccggaactatcagttttagaaaagtaGTTGAATACTTGTGAATATAGTGTTACATATCACTAGCACAGAGATCAATTATATATGAGAAATGTACAACATGTACTTGTGGTGATGAGCAATAGATATGAACATCTTACACATGGCAGCCAGTAATGAAAATGCTATTCACAGTAAACTTGCAGGTTAACTATAGATGATCCCTCACGGGCACCATTACTGTAATTCACATAACAGTAATAATCTCCACTTTGTGTATATGTGAAGTAATGGATGGAGTATGTGTTCTCTGTTCCTTGTGTCAGGGTTCCAGGATGATCACTCTTGTACCAGCTGTAGCTCAGCACTGGTACATGTAGATCAGGTCTGCTGATACAGGTCAGAGTCACGTGTGTTCCTTCCACTATATTATTATCAGGGGGACAGATGGACACTGATGTAGTCTGTGGGGGATCTTGGGCTTCTATGAGTGACAACACAACACTGATTATAGGTCTGATTATATGAGACAATTGCAGGAGATAATGAGTTTCCTTCAcatacacttatacacacactctcaaacacacacacacacacacacactctcaaacacacaggtGTTGCTGCTGCTCCCCTGCTGTACATTGTCCCCGTCACTACAATAGGGCAGGGTGATTTTGCTCAGAGGGAAGACTGCCACCTAATAGCGACCACCAACAACActtttagcaacacacacactctctctcacacacacacacacacacacacacacacacaaacaaatgtgatGAACCTTAGTAAACAAGCATAATGACATGTTATTTCCCTTTACCTCTGACATACAGTTGGACCCCTGGCTTTCCAATCCACTTTTCAccttcagtgtgtgttgttatcCTGCAGTTATACGGACCAGTATCTGATGTAGTTAATGAGTTTATACGTAACTGGCATGTCCCAACTCTGCTGCAATCAACATGGATTCTGGAGTTATAGTCTCTGTCAGAAAAGAGATCACGACAATCCCAATAGTTCTCTTTTGTCCAGTAAGTTTCTTTAAGGGTCAGCGTACTAGGGTAGGTGTAAGAGCAGGACAAGTCCACTGAATCTCCCACAAAAGCACAGATGCTCTCAGGTTGGTAAGTGACACCCCACTGctgaccacacacacctacaacagagaacacacaccatGGAGAGATTACCagtattaccacacacacacacattaaacagaaCACACGTCATGGAGAGCTGACCAGTATAACCACTTTCACAACAAAACACATTGTTCTGAATCAAGgtcaacacaaacaccacaatAACTGTATGTCATACTGAAAAGGAaagcagcattaaaaaaaagagGTTTCCCATCCTAGTAAACTAACTAAACCCAATCCCACATCTGCTTAGATTCAGTTATTCATTTGGTCCggatgctgacacacacacacccacacagctaacttcatcttttttgtttgtggctaacacattcatacacacatcactTCTCAGAAGAGCTGCAGCTCTATATAGAAATGCAGAAGTTTGCTGTTTGCCTTAACTCGCATAAAATGCACTAAATATTGTATATATGTTTAACATgtatgtcaatgaaattaaccATCACCATTTTGGTACATTATTCACATTGTGTTAAATACGTTCCCGATCATATGCAGgaaacacacacctgccagtCCTAGTAGTTAGCCTAACTATGTACTGTAGTATGTAACAACACAGTATTGTCCACACCACAACACTGCCAACTGTATCATCAAAGGATACCAGCTAACAGGCTAACAAGCTTTcacaaaagaacaaaaaacagtgacataaacagaaaaaaaacataagtgTTTGATGTTATGTACCTTTAGTTGTGACCAGGATCATCACAGACAGATAGGTTATTACCAACAACAGCAAACCCTGAAAGTTTCAGTTCAATAATTTAACCGCATGCTTTCTAGAAACATGCTGGTTTTTCCTGAACCTAAAACTAAAGCAGTACAGAACAGCAGCCTACACATGTTATTTAGAAGGATAGCTAAACTGaatttgtttatatttttacAGCATGCTTTATGAAGCTCTTAAAAATATAGCTCATAGCTCTTACCATGTTTTGCAGCTCATTACCATCAGCAAAGGCTAATGTCAGCAAATGTCTGGAGAGTAAAATGAAGAACTCTCACTCAGAACGCAACTATTAAACGCTGCTAATGAATGAGGAAGGAAGTTCTAAGCAGAGAGATTATTCTCCATTCGTCATTTCCCTGCaatgtggtgtttgtgttttaagttACTGTTAACACCAGACGAGCTTATCAACTGAGCCAGAATGGCATGGTAAGAATTtcagaaagaaggaaagaaagaaaaacactaTAATAATTGTGCTTGTCCTGAACTTTAATgagaaattaaaataataattaacaaCACATAcatctataaacacacacaaaaacatgaaatgctttttttttgtcatattgaatCCTGCTATTTGCCTCTGGGCTGAACACGGACACAGGATCAATCACAACCTTTGTGTTCCTTGGAGGGtctaaacaataacaaaacataaatatagctgcaagcagcaatgtgggggccaagcaggcacTTTAGCAGTCCAGCAGTCCAGATTTGGCATGAAACTCAATGCCGTGGCATCaggcatatagcattaagcagtcacagcaagttccatgtcaaacaaaccaagattggctgagttacaaggtcaagtttcacatcaaaacataactgattttgtgtggctgaaccagggctgagtgtcgccgccccctcaCCCAGCCAACCCACTGCCGCAATCGCCCCTGCCCGTCCCATCCcgccccacccttgcacgcacgcattagaattaactggatggaactcgctgtcaacagtttcacatcaaaaataaaagattgattgagatatgatcatgcttgctgtgatttcaatgccccaatagaggtcaaaggtcaccaaattatttgtgcatcatcaggatgaaccagacggttttatgggctgccattgacctccattgcagaataatgcagcaactacaggccaaaatacatttttgccaattccagagccccctagatgtcaaaggtcaccaaatttattgagcgtcctcctgatgggtcctgaggaccatgtactaagtttggttttgatacatgaaagcgttgctgagatatgagctcacttcctgtttggcggcttcgccaccaatttcgattggctgttacgggcgaatgcttttgtcaatcgttccagaaaattaaacactgataaggcatggtctgaagatggcctgagccaattttggtgaaaatcagatgaaatttgtgaccagtgaaatgtttttattgtttttgattaaattcaatatggcggccgaatcaattatgttgacaccataagttggcctgggtcagcctaaggacatccaaaagtacgaccagacaccactagtatgttttaattctaaacacatcaacagctacaggccaaaatgcatttttgctaattacagcgccccctagaggtcaaaggtcaccagattttttgagtgctctacagatggggatataagtccatgtactaagtttggttatgacagatgaaagggttgctgagatatgagctcacttcctgtttggcggctacCAAGATATTTCGATTGgttgttacgggcgaacggttttagttccgaagacaaaaatcaataacttttgtgcggattggtctgaagatcatatgtattaagtttcgttaaaatcggacaaactatgtgaggcgtgaaactttagtttcgctttcgataaaatccaatatggcggaaaatccatcatggcggaaattgacgtcatagggtgcgttgaactcggcttgaaccaaggattccaacgataccgcATTTGTGACAATCGGgtcaacgggtcaaaagttatgtGCAtaaacgcacgtccaactttggcctattggtggcgctagagtgctggAGATgctgacatgaaacttggtgacatgaatcttgggactgtccccaatcagtgtgccaaatttcacaactttttaccatacggttctatgggctgccatagactcccatggcggaagaaagttgcataataaatatagctgcaagcagcaatgagggggccaagcagaaggttcagcaggccagatttgccatgtaagtcaatgccgttgcatcagacatatagccttaaccCTTAAGAACGTAGGTTTTATTTAAACCAACGTACTCCACTGGGTGAGTGTTTTGGGCTGCGTCACTAGCGTTCTACACTGACATTTTATAGTCATTATTAGGTGGCCTACAATCTATGCAGTGTTAGCATGGCCTGGGGCCTAATGTACAAAGACTTGTGTGGatttcatactaaaacattgCGTACGTGCAAACCTGAAAAGTAGCGTACGCACAACAAAATCCTGATGTATGAAATCTGCGCGACGCTGCATTCCACGCagcttttctttgtacatcccaaTTAACGCGGAAATTAAGCTGCATATGCACGAGCATTAcactccacccctctcctccctcaatcacactcattttaatatgctaactagAAGGCCACTCGAGAGCGCAGACCTCCGCAAAGACAAAATGGCCTATCCCGCAATATTATTAACAATGAAAACTAGTTTGTGGATCCATACTCGAACCtgctccaaagtttaataattaaaatcatcaaattaataataaaaaaaaagtgcgGATGCTAGATAGAAGTGTTTATCCACTTAAATGGCAAGAATCTTACGCCTTTATCATCTGTAattaataacaaacaaaaaaaacagtagtggcAGAGCGTAGCACTAGCAGTGGCAGCTATAGGGTCAGAGACTGTGGCCGAATTATTGGTCTGTCTGCAAGTAGGTGACAGGGTTCGCATAACTGGGTTTGATGCATTTGAACCATTACAACACAActgcattaattaaaaaaaacattaaatgaaTCGTGTCCAAGTAGGCTACCACGCATAGCGCACTCGAGGTGGAATAAACGAAGTCAATCCAGGCCACATC from Alosa alosa isolate M-15738 ecotype Scorff River unplaced genomic scaffold, AALO_Geno_1.1 AALO_1.0_unplaced_10, whole genome shotgun sequence harbors:
- the LOC125290041 gene encoding B-cell receptor CD22-like, with product MRPGDAGDVCSDCCRLTDGPRTPVVVIEPHGQIAEGSRVTLTCSTDANPPPQTYSWYKGTIPLSIRDKVLTFTVGAEHSGKYTCQVTNINGHSTSHYKELHVTYGPRIPVIVIDPPGQIVAGCLVNLTCSTDANPPPHTYSWYKREGTIQLNYREKVLTFSNVRSEDSGNYSCQATNTYGSNTSPNTEIHVLYGARTPVIIIDPPGNIAEGSRVTLTCSSHANPPVESYTWFKVNESTAVGSGQQYSITNISSEDGGQYYCEARNKYGAENSTTVSITVTSWQSPLSTAVITVSVCGAVGLLCLVFLMSKKCKKNATQTREDRNTRDYVNVAHGGPSDGTQPDAIYQSLNPNTTQPDAVYHSLNPNTT